One Nocardia sp. BMG111209 DNA segment encodes these proteins:
- a CDS encoding WXG100 family type VII secretion target: MTVNFDLTESLAACAKWGDAEVATQLDAVFDAGIARVLACPDVDISSSILFESCPSPEPELVGGVVGWVRSTETDHSENQTGSEGEHGMTGQLEANPETLHATAGGLEATAQQLADTIDIHMRAVAAFIGSEWRGVAAGSHEEPWAQWEDSARRVVGSLLTDAAALHSTAESYLTVDTRSAETIAAVSFSLDLPGAL; this comes from the coding sequence ATGACAGTAAACTTCGACCTGACCGAGTCCCTTGCCGCATGCGCGAAATGGGGGGACGCCGAGGTCGCGACCCAACTCGATGCGGTGTTCGACGCCGGGATCGCCCGAGTCCTTGCGTGTCCGGACGTCGACATCTCTAGTTCGATCCTGTTCGAATCGTGCCCATCGCCGGAGCCGGAACTTGTCGGCGGTGTCGTGGGATGGGTGCGAAGTACTGAAACGGACCACAGCGAGAACCAGACAGGCAGCGAGGGGGAACACGGTATGACCGGTCAACTCGAAGCGAATCCGGAGACGCTTCATGCCACCGCCGGCGGGTTGGAGGCCACTGCGCAGCAACTCGCCGACACGATCGACATCCACATGCGCGCGGTCGCGGCGTTCATCGGAAGCGAATGGCGAGGTGTGGCAGCGGGTTCCCACGAAGAACCCTGGGCACAGTGGGAGGACAGCGCGCGGCGTGTTGTCGGGTCGTTGCTCACCGACGCGGCCGCCCTGCACAGTACCGCCGAAAGCTACCTCACCGTAGACACGCGATCAGCGGAAACGATTGCCGCAGTAAGCTTCAGCCTCGATCTGCCGGGAGCACTGTGA
- a CDS encoding WXG100 family type VII secretion target, with amino-acid sequence MSADYRVDLDRLQQLIDDTAKLESAIESTAADLDDRIDRLHVQWTGAGAAAHRAAHNDQIASITAMQQALSALRQELTVARNAYHRVGTVNLQMWP; translated from the coding sequence ATGTCGGCCGATTACCGGGTGGACCTCGACCGCCTGCAGCAATTGATCGACGACACCGCGAAACTGGAGTCCGCGATCGAGAGCACCGCGGCAGACCTCGACGACCGGATCGACCGGCTGCACGTGCAGTGGACCGGTGCCGGCGCCGCCGCACACCGTGCCGCTCACAATGACCAGATCGCCTCGATCACCGCTATGCAGCAAGCGCTTTCGGCGCTGCGGCAGGAACTCACGGTGGCTCGCAACGCCTATCACCGCGTCGGCACCGTCAACCTGCAGATGTGGCCGTAG
- a CDS encoding DUF4157 domain-containing protein produces the protein MATPTVPVIVHRADEYHSAGEIFGQIATDATITHSSLAAVLTNYAGMAGDDSVGRQWATSYDETADLAISTSAALAIACGQIRDLIIVGAHNHHVTETTADHRDLPAPAAPALTPEPCLPQSVPSAAGHGIPEPFGWSIIRDAVGLTWPDGHQDQLHSAATAWHTASSDYRTLAGEIPSAVALLGNQQSPEIDTAVTTCRDRQTDLTALADACRALGDGCNTYAQHLDDAHRKILDELSEFAAETVAAETVFAVLTPFTASVSEWVGNTAMAARVAVKARRIATVITELATKAAEIVTDVIKPLAERLKPLLEKVRRWVDAVKTKFNPFARRAAVMADGRLFSRMGSRTNREILDSGDHLPMTQQTIEEYARRAGVDLRGVRVDVAGSADDVRYFDTMQASASTAPGHIALAPSAFADEETLMRNLVHERVHIDQYADGRVGSSVTRQLEDEAYTADEEFWNRYTAGSQGG, from the coding sequence ATGGCGACACCGACCGTGCCGGTGATCGTGCACCGGGCCGACGAATATCACAGTGCCGGAGAGATTTTCGGGCAGATAGCCACCGACGCGACAATCACCCACTCGTCACTGGCGGCCGTCCTCACCAACTATGCGGGCATGGCCGGCGACGACAGCGTCGGCCGGCAGTGGGCCACCTCCTACGACGAGACCGCCGATCTGGCGATCTCGACCTCCGCCGCACTTGCCATCGCGTGCGGGCAGATCCGCGACCTGATCATCGTCGGCGCCCACAACCACCACGTCACCGAAACCACCGCCGACCACCGCGATCTCCCGGCCCCGGCCGCCCCGGCCCTGACACCGGAACCCTGTCTGCCCCAATCCGTGCCGTCCGCTGCCGGCCACGGCATCCCCGAACCGTTCGGATGGTCGATCATCAGAGACGCCGTCGGCCTCACCTGGCCCGACGGCCACCAGGACCAACTGCACTCCGCCGCGACCGCGTGGCACACCGCCTCGTCCGACTACCGGACCCTCGCCGGTGAAATACCCAGCGCTGTCGCACTACTCGGCAATCAACAGTCCCCCGAGATCGACACCGCGGTCACCACCTGCCGGGACCGGCAGACCGACCTCACCGCCCTCGCCGACGCCTGTCGAGCCCTCGGCGACGGCTGCAACACCTATGCCCAGCACCTCGATGATGCCCATCGGAAGATCCTCGACGAACTGAGTGAGTTTGCCGCCGAAACCGTAGCCGCCGAAACAGTTTTCGCCGTGCTCACCCCCTTCACCGCTTCGGTGTCGGAATGGGTCGGCAACACCGCCATGGCGGCACGAGTCGCCGTCAAGGCCCGCCGCATCGCCACGGTCATCACCGAACTCGCCACCAAAGCCGCCGAGATCGTCACCGACGTCATCAAACCCCTCGCCGAACGACTGAAACCACTGCTGGAGAAGGTTCGACGCTGGGTCGACGCGGTCAAGACCAAATTCAACCCGTTCGCCCGGCGCGCGGCAGTCATGGCGGACGGACGTCTCTTCTCCCGGATGGGATCCAGGACGAACAGGGAGATCCTGGACAGCGGCGACCATCTCCCGATGACCCAGCAGACCATCGAGGAGTACGCGCGCAGAGCCGGAGTGGACCTGCGAGGCGTCCGTGTGGATGTCGCCGGTTCCGCCGACGACGTTCGCTACTTCGACACGATGCAGGCCAGCGCCAGCACCGCTCCGGGGCATATCGCGTTGGCTCCCAGCGCTTTCGCCGATGAAGAGACGTTGATGCGGAATCTGGTCCACGAGCGAGTTCACATCGATCAGTACGCGGACGGACGAGTAGGCTCGAGCGTCACTCGGCAACTGGAGGACGAAGCGTACACAGCCGATGAGGAATTCTGGAACAGATACACTGCGGGAAGTCAGGGAGGCTGA
- the cyaB gene encoding class IV adenylate cyclase, whose amino-acid sequence MTLIEVERKRELPDSNSLRDRLAELGYRDIGCLNETDVYYSRPDVDFMETVECLRVRRRNGFAEVTYKPPSGADTHRVGDVIAKQETNVRLATPEQSDAARALLDALGMVELATVEKARTQYRHPERDNVVIAVDIVTGAGVFVETEITAGDRDAAIVDLERIEHELGIEGYPVVRLPYRDLVMATVRA is encoded by the coding sequence ATGACTCTGATCGAGGTCGAACGCAAACGCGAACTGCCCGACAGCAACAGCCTGCGTGACCGGCTGGCCGAACTCGGTTACCGCGACATCGGTTGTCTGAACGAGACCGACGTCTACTACAGCAGGCCCGACGTGGACTTCATGGAAACCGTTGAGTGCCTGCGTGTCCGGCGTCGGAACGGATTCGCGGAGGTCACCTACAAGCCGCCGTCCGGCGCTGACACCCACCGTGTCGGCGATGTGATCGCGAAGCAGGAGACCAACGTTCGCCTCGCTACACCGGAACAGTCCGATGCGGCGCGGGCGCTGCTGGATGCGCTCGGCATGGTCGAACTCGCGACGGTCGAGAAGGCGCGCACTCAGTACCGGCACCCCGAGCGTGACAATGTGGTAATCGCTGTCGATATCGTCACCGGGGCAGGGGTTTTCGTCGAAACCGAGATCACCGCGGGCGACCGCGATGCGGCGATCGTCGATCTGGAACGGATCGAACACGAACTCGGGATCGAGGGTTATCCGGTGGTGCGGTTGCCGTATCGGGATTTGGTGATGGCGACCGTGCGGGCATGA
- a CDS encoding helix-turn-helix domain-containing protein: protein MHIGQRLAAERKLAGLSQQRLAARASYSLSMVKAVEQGREVASPGFIAAMAKALGIEPDRLQGTPFVDTLKEDGPVEGLSELRAILSEGAYISAGQPSSPATMSAELSRVEKALREDRTRHAVIMLPGLIRQLHGAAEVSQGDLESTEAYEMLCAAYIAAEGACCRLGYSSLAALALDRLDWAAGHVEDPGYAVRSLMKRARLLMSYGSTDIAMSLVHRGLKLVPEDNERQRVLRGYGHLRAAIVAARGLQLKAARDHIDEARLIARPMHRESNLYTTDFGPGNVEIHSCAVELEAGDPGKAADDGALLTLPPDVAAPRAGHHWQDNARAWLMAGKPDKALVALTKARATAPQQTRLHPSVRETIHGIAAVQRRQSDSLLGFASWLGTPL from the coding sequence ATGCACATCGGGCAGCGGCTTGCCGCCGAGCGCAAACTCGCCGGGCTGAGCCAACAGCGTTTGGCGGCGCGCGCCTCCTACAGCCTGAGTATGGTCAAAGCGGTCGAACAGGGCCGAGAGGTCGCATCACCCGGATTCATCGCCGCAATGGCGAAAGCGCTGGGGATCGAACCGGACCGACTGCAAGGAACGCCGTTCGTCGATACGTTGAAAGAGGACGGACCGGTCGAGGGACTCTCCGAACTTCGCGCGATTCTTTCCGAAGGCGCATACATATCGGCGGGGCAACCTTCATCACCGGCGACAATGTCCGCTGAACTGTCCAGGGTCGAAAAGGCATTGCGGGAAGACCGGACACGCCACGCCGTGATCATGCTGCCCGGACTGATTCGGCAGCTGCACGGCGCCGCCGAGGTCTCACAAGGTGATCTGGAAAGTACCGAGGCGTACGAGATGCTGTGTGCGGCATACATCGCCGCCGAAGGTGCCTGCTGCCGCCTCGGATACTCGTCACTGGCAGCCTTGGCACTGGATCGCCTCGACTGGGCAGCCGGGCACGTCGAAGATCCCGGGTACGCGGTCCGCAGCCTGATGAAACGCGCTCGATTGCTGATGTCGTACGGCTCAACCGACATCGCGATGTCGCTGGTACATCGAGGCCTGAAGCTGGTACCCGAAGACAACGAGCGACAACGTGTTCTACGCGGATACGGGCATCTCCGCGCCGCCATCGTCGCCGCGCGTGGTTTGCAGCTGAAGGCCGCGCGAGATCATATCGATGAAGCACGCCTGATCGCGCGCCCGATGCACCGGGAAAGCAATCTCTATACGACCGACTTCGGTCCGGGCAATGTCGAAATACATTCTTGCGCTGTCGAGTTGGAAGCCGGTGACCCCGGCAAGGCCGCCGACGACGGAGCACTGCTGACGTTGCCGCCGGACGTTGCGGCTCCGCGAGCAGGTCACCATTGGCAGGACAACGCACGCGCATGGCTGATGGCGGGCAAGCCGGACAAGGCGCTGGTGGCGCTCACCAAGGCGCGTGCCACCGCGCCACAGCAGACGCGCCTGCATCCATCGGTCCGCGAAACCATCCATGGCATCGCCGCAGTTCAGCGCCGCCAGTCGGACAGTCTGCTGGGATTCGCGTCGTGGCTGGGTACGCCGCTGTAA
- a CDS encoding flavoprotein: MNEHGIPVLYAIVTGASVARDIGKLVDLAQSDGWDVCVISSPAGRRFIDVDELVTRTGHPVRSQYKDPGTRDVLPPADGMIAAPLTSNSLAKWAVGISDTLPLGLLIEGIGLGIPVVAVPFVNRALMSFPPIGDAVGKLSQWGVTVLAEDPPHEPKTGAAAAERFPWENAWHTLHNHPKLTVGKPSDRTEKYPG, translated from the coding sequence ATGAACGAGCACGGGATTCCGGTTCTCTACGCCATCGTCACCGGCGCGAGCGTCGCCCGAGACATCGGCAAACTGGTGGACCTCGCCCAGAGCGACGGATGGGATGTGTGCGTCATCTCGTCGCCGGCGGGCCGACGGTTCATCGATGTCGACGAATTGGTCACCAGGACAGGCCATCCGGTGCGCAGCCAGTACAAGGACCCGGGCACACGAGATGTACTGCCGCCGGCCGATGGGATGATCGCCGCACCCCTCACCTCGAACTCGCTGGCGAAGTGGGCCGTCGGGATCTCCGACACGCTGCCGCTGGGCCTACTGATCGAGGGGATCGGACTCGGGATTCCCGTAGTGGCCGTACCGTTCGTGAACCGGGCATTGATGAGCTTCCCGCCAATCGGTGATGCGGTTGGCAAACTCTCACAGTGGGGTGTCACTGTGCTGGCAGAAGACCCACCACACGAGCCGAAGACCGGCGCGGCCGCCGCCGAGCGTTTCCCGTGGGAAAATGCTTGGCACACACTGCACAACCATCCCAAGCTCACGGTCGGAAAACCATCGGATCGCACCGAGAAATATCCGGGATGA